The following DNA comes from Brienomyrus brachyistius isolate T26 chromosome 16, BBRACH_0.4, whole genome shotgun sequence.
TTTAGAATGTGGTATTTTGATATCAAATAAAGAGACACAAACAAATTCAAGTTAGTATTTAGCGGTTTTTGACATATGATCAATTTTGATCAACGATTTTTTTGCAGATTATAAAGGTGATTCGCCGGATAAGCTGTAAGACCAACTTACCAATGGTAAGTTCAAACTTCTGGTTTCCTTTATGCATATCTTTTTCTATGCATATCTTAATAAATTAATGcctgtttaattaataaaatatataaggTTTTTACTGGAAAAGTAAGATGTTTCATTTGCCTTTAATAAATACAACCTCACAAGTTATGACGGTGATAGTGAATGTACGCCACCCAATGATGTCATCGTCCATGGTCACATGACTATATATCTtcgcattggtggttcagtggtagaattctcgcctgccacgcgggaggcccgggttcgattcccggccaatgcaatgACATTTTGCATTTCAAGAATTTCCTCCTGGGATCATTAAAGTGTACTTTAAAGTGTATTTATCACTAATCATGAAACTGCTGCCTTAGCCAGTCATTAAGGTTACGTTGTGTGATTAGCGTGTTTCACAAAACGAATGCACACGCGCGTTACCATTCTGCGGAGAGAGCACCCGGGATAATCCATAATCTCTTATCCAAAATCAATTTTGATCAACACTTTTTTGCAGATTATAAAGGTGATTCGCTGGACAAGCTGTAAGACCAACACAATGGTAAGCTCAAACTTCTGCTTTCCTTTTTGTCACACCTCTATGCACATCTTAATAAGTTAATGCCTGTTTAATAAAATTCCAGTAAAAACCTTATCCAAAGTAAGGTGTTTAATTTGCCTTTAGTAAATACAACCTCCCAGGTTATGAGGGTGATGGTGAGTCTACACCCCCTCCAATGATGTCATCTTCCATGGTCACAAGATCCTATATCTtcgcattggtggttcagtggtagaattctcgcctgccacgcgggaggcccgggttcgattcccggccaatgcattGATGTTTTGCATTTCAAGAATTTCCTCCTGGAATCATTAGAGTGTATTTTACCactaatcatgaaaatgctgcCTTAGCCAATCTTTAAGTTTATGTTGTCTAATAACCGTGTTTCACAAAATGAAATGCCTGTTTAATTACAGTTCCAGTAAAAACCTTATTAAAAGTAAGGTGTTTAGTTTGCCTATAATAAATACAACCTCCCAGTAGTGCTGGGCAGTATACGGGTTCATACCGAAAAccgtttttattattgttttgatATGAATTTTTCATATACCGCACTACCAGTTTAAATAGCCTACACAACGTTCGGAAAGTGGCACAGCTGGAAGCTGTTTAAAGAGGGACCTTTTTTCACTGATGCACCGCTAAAAATGTACGCACAAGATTAGAAATGGAAGATATAGCTGACACTGGAGTTGAAAATAAGGAGACACTGGGGTTGTAAAGAATCAATTCTCAGATACTAAtcgatattaaaaattattatctGATTAGATACTCATTTTCACCATTTTCGATACCAACAGTGCGGTTTTCGCCTCATTCGCCGCACTTCACACAGCACCCCTACAGCGCAAGCACGCGtgcaggcacgcacacacacacacacacactcgcgcagcccctcccctcctctcaaTAGCCATGGAACACACTCACGCTggttaacacacacataccgagtTGGCCGAACATGAAACCAATATAACTTTGAAAAATACCGTGATATAAATTTTTGGTCATACCACCCAGCTCTACCTCCTAGGTTATGACACTGATAGAGAGTCTATGCCCCCCAACGATGTCATCTTCCGTTGTCACATGACTTcacattggtggttcagtggtagaattctcaccTCTTATGCGGGAGACTCGAGTTCGATTCTTGGCCAATGCAATGACATTTTGCATTTCAAGAATTTCCTCCTGGGATCATTAAAGTGTACTTTACAGTGTATTTTACCACTAATCATGAAACCGCTGCCTTAGCCAATAATTAAGGTTACGTTGTGTGATTAGCATGTTTCACAAAACGAATGCTCATGCGCGTTACCTTTCAGCGGAGAAAGCACCTGGGATAATCCATAATCTCTTATCCAAAATCAATTTTGATCAACACTTTTTTGCAGATTATAAAGGTGATTCGCTGGACAAGCTGTAAGACCAACACAATGGTAAGCTCAAACTTCTGGATTCCTTTTTGACACACCTCTATGCATATCTTAATAAGTTAATGcctgtttaattaataaaattccAGTAAAAACCATTTCCAAAGTAAGGTGTTTAGTTTGCCTTTAGTAAATACTtccagggtcacatgactgtaCATCTtcgcattggtggttcagtggtagaattctcaccTCCCACGCgggagacccgggttcgattcccggccaatgcaatgACGTTTTGCATTTCAAGATCATTAACCCTTTGGGTGCGTCGTCGTCACAAGCGCGATCATCACAATACACCAGCACACTCCAGGCTATTTATAAACCAGCCAAATCACCGACGCTCAACAGCTGCCCTTGGCTGACCTGGTGATGTCACTGGATCCACGGATCATGTGTGAGCTGCAGTCACCTGAGCTGAACCTGCACGCTACCTGGCTGCAGGCGCAGTGTCTGGTTGTTGCAGAAGTCGGTGAAGCAGCAGCTCCTCTTGGACACGTTGTAGGAGCCATGGCAGAAGAGCTGGCCCTTCAGTTCTAGCGGGGACAGGCAGGATTTGACGACCTCCTCCCGGCCGTCCACGAGCGTCACCGAGTTCCAgcaggccccgcccaccccGGTCTCACACATGTGGTTGGCGCACAGCTCACACAAGCATTTCAGGCCTGGGAGGATGGAGGGAGACACATACAGAAACAGGAAATACCTTCTTTTAAAGGTGTCATTGGGTATACATGCAGTTAGTGCACGCTTGTCCACTAACCctgtaccatccatccatcttagtAAGTGTGAATCCAGCACAGAGTCACGGGGAACCTGAAACCCGCGCAGTACgggacaccctgggtgggacacCAGTCCTCCATAGTGCAGAcacacatctttgtggggactctccattcatttctatgggaaaaaccctaataccaatgatgacaaccttaacccccacccagccctaaccttaaccatacatGACCAAACAACATACAAAACTGTTGGtagctttttgattgcagtcactgagtttcataaaattgagtttcccattgtggggaccgaaataaatgtttattatgtttttatcacattatggggacatttggcccccacaatataatacatacatgacccacccacacacacacaatcgcaATCATGCACTTGGTTATTCAGTGACATGATTTTGGACTGTAAGAGTACCAAGTGGAAACCGATAGCAAAaataattttgcattttaaagatCAGCCTCTGAGATCCAAGATGAACATCTAGAAGCTGTGTGACACCACTTGCTTAATGTAGAATTCTGCTTATGTTGTGATGTGAGGCCAGTGGGGACAAGTCCTTAGACCTAGACCACCTTCAGACAGGCAAACCAGCCAGTTCGTGTCCTTAGACCTAGATCACCTTCAGACAGACAAACCGGCCAGTTCGTGTCCTTAGACCTAGACCACCTTCAGACAGGCAAACCGGCCAGTTCGTGTCCTTAGACCTAGACCACCTTCAGACAGACAAACCGGCCAGTTCGTGTCCTTAGACCTAGATCACCTTCAGACAGGCAAACCGGCCAGTTCGTGTCCTTAGACCTAGACCACCTTCAGACAGGCAAACCGGCCAGTTCGTGTCCTTAGACCTAGACCACCTTCAGACAGGCAAACCGGCCAGTTCGTGTCCTTAGACCTAGATCACCTTCAGACAGGCAAACCGGCCAGTTCGTGTCCTTAGAGCTACATCACCTTCAAAAAGACAAACGGGCAAATTCAGGTCCATAGAGCTACTCCACCTTCCCTTCAAAGACAAACAACCAAGTTCTTCTTAACAATTTACGCCAAATGACCTCCATAGCCCTAGCAGACCCATCAGTCATTGCTTGTCTCTGTACCCTTGATAATGTGTTTCCCCAGACGTCCAGTCAGGAGGCCGCCAGCATAGAGCCATGAGGTGGAGATTAACAGCAGGGTCGGCGTCGCTCTTCGGAAGCCCTGACCACGGGGCGTACTCGCCTCCATGACACACAGCCAGGAATAGCCAAGAGGGGTGAGGACACTGCTAATCTCTTCAACCACATTCTCCCAGATGGCTCTATGCCACTAGCCACTGTCTCACCGTGTCCTAAATGGGAATTCTGCTGTTATGTAATGCCGCCCCCACATTCCAGAGTGCCATAAAGCTGCTTAGCTCCCCAAACACTCTTGCCCCTTTAAGCACACTGAAGCCAACACTGTGGGATCGAATTTAACGTAGCTTGTCCTCATCCTTCGTTTGGGGTTAGACAGCAGTGTCTGTTTTGTCAGCGATTCCCTCAGAACTCAAACAAAAGGGTGGCAATGAACCTGTCAATGACCTATATACTGTATCCCAAGGCGGGGTCACAGGTAGTGGGGCACCAATGTGCAAATTTTACCGATACTGCCCAATATTGCCGATACTGGTAACCTCTGAGGCACCTGCTGAAGCCGAGGGGGTTGTTGGTTGTGAAGCTTTCCAAGCCTGCCAGGGTAAATTAGCAAAATGTCttcacattgtttttttttttgtctcagcGGAAAACAAAAGATAGATTACGTaattttcacaaatagagctACACCACAGGGGC
Coding sequences within:
- the LOC125710231 gene encoding activin receptor type-1C-like, with protein sequence MVRSRRATAVTGLIAVSLSHICAGLKCLCELCANHMCETGVGGACWNSVTLVDGREEVVKSCLSPLELKGQLFCHGSYNVSKRSCCFTDFCNNQTLRLQPGSVQVQLR